One Lycium barbarum isolate Lr01 chromosome 5, ASM1917538v2, whole genome shotgun sequence genomic window carries:
- the LOC132640538 gene encoding calcium-dependent protein kinase 29-like, which produces MGIHFTKHLGFRMCQNMKRLLFCKRRLIPITCQKQSKKVSEKPVIPSFKTMPTSSNIGPILGKPCVDITSLYDLDKELGRGQFGVTYLCTDKSSGLKYACKSISRKKLVTNNDIEDVRREIMIMQHLSGQPNIVEFKGAYEDMNNIYLVMELCSGGELFDRITAKGNYSEKEAATMGRQIVNVVQACHFMGVMHRDLKPENFLMVSKADDSPLKATDFGLSVFIEEGKVYKDIVGSPYYVAPQVLQRNYGKEIDVWSAGVILYILLSGFPPFWAETEEGIFEEILKGKLDLESSPWPSISASAKDLLKKMLTVDPKRRITADQALEHPWLKEDGEASDKPIDSAVLIRMKQFRAMNKMKKLALKVIAENLSEEEIKGLKQMFSNIDTDGSGTITYEELKTGLSRLGSKLNEAETKQLIEAADVDKSGNIDYMEFITATMHRHRLEREENLYKAFQYFDKDNNGFITRDELRHALTEYGMGDEATIDEILDDVDTDKDGKINYDEFVSMMRRGTVDGEGNQREVNHISSLGHSM; this is translated from the exons ATGGGTATTCATTTCACTAAACATTTGGGGTTCAGAATGTGtcaaaacatgaaaagattattATTTTGTAAGAGGCGTTTAATACCAATAACTTGTCAAAAACAGTCAAAAAAAGTTTCTGAAAAGCCAGTGATCCCTTCTTTCAAAACTATGCCAACTTCTTCAAATATTGGACCAATTTTGGGCAAGCCTTGTGTTGACATTACAAGCCTTTATGATCTTGATAAAGAACTTGGCAGGGGTCAATTTGGTGTAACATATCTATGTACTGACAAATCTAGTGGATTGAAGTATGCATGCAAGTCTATTTCAAGAAAGAAGTTGGTAACTAACAACGATATAGAAGATGTTAGAAGGGAGATTATGATAATGCAGCATCTAAGTGGACAACCTAATATTGTTGAATTTAAAGGTGCTTATGAGGACATGAATAATATATATTTGGTCATGGAGTTGTGTTCTGGTGGGGAGCTTTTTGATCGCATTACTGCAAAAGGAAATTATTCTGAGAAAGAAGCAGCAACAATGGGAAGACAAATTGTAAATGTTGTACAAGCTTGTCATTTCATGGGGGTCATGCATAGAGACCTTAAACCTGAGAATTTCTTGATGGTTAGTAAAGCAGATGATTCTCCATTGAAGGCCACAGATTTTGGTCTCTCTGTCTTCATTGAGGAAG GAAAAGTTTACAAGGATATTGTTGGAAGTCCATATTATGTGGCTCCTCAAGTGTTGCAGCGTAACTATGGAAAGGAGATCGACGTGTGGAGTGCTGGAGTCATATTATACATTCTATTGAGTGGCTTTCCTCCATTCTGGGCTG AGACCGAGGAAGGAATATTTGAAGAGATTCTTAAAGGTAAGTTGGATCTTGAAAGCTCTCCCTGGCCTTCTATATCTGCCTCCGCAAAGGATCTTCTCAAGAAAATGTTGACAGTGGATCCTAAGAGAAGGATCACTGCAGATCAAGCCCTTG AACATCCATGGCTGAAGGAAGATGGCGAGGCATCAGACAAGCCTATCGATAGTGCTGTTTTGATCAGGATGAAGCAATTCAGAGCAATGAACAAGATGAAGAAGCTTGCTCTTAAA GTTATCGCAGAAAATTTATCAGAAGAAGAAATTAAGGGACTAAAGCAAATGTTCAGCAACATAGATACTGATGGAAGTGGTACAATCACATATGAAGAACTTAAAACTGGATTATCTAGGCTAGGATCCAAGCTCAATGAAGCAGAAACAAAGCAGCTGATTGAAGCA GCTGATGTTGACAAAAGTGGGAATATAGACTATATGGAGTTCATTACTGCTACAATGCATCGACACAGacttgaaagagaagaaaatttgTACAAGGCTTTTCAGTATTTTGACAAGGATAATAATGG ATTTATAACAAGAGATGAGCTTAGACATGCTCTGACCGAGTACGGAATGGGAGATGAAGCTACAATTGATGAAATTCTTGATGATGTTGATACAGATAAA GATGGCAAAATTAACTATGATGAGTTTGTATCAATGATGAGAAGAGGTACTGTTGATGGTGAAGGAAATCAGAGAGAGGTTAACCATATTTCTTCTCTTGGTCACTCAATGTGA